The Acaryochloris sp. CCMEE 5410 genome includes the window CCTTTCCTTTAGCACTCAGAAAGCCTTCAGCGAATGAAAAAGCTCGATGGAGTTTTTATGCAAAGTACTGGCAAAATCAGACTTGTGTTAGATAGACCTGTGGCAGCGTTTCACAATCTATCACCCCTTTTCAAAGAATGCAATCCAGCGGCGAGGGCAAGCCATTGGGTATCTCTCTGCAGGACTCCGAATAACGTCTCTATCTTGGGTGCTGACTTTGATTCCACTGGGGGTTCGCTAATGGTGACACACCACGCAGTTCCCCCAAGTGTCACCATTAGCGAACTCGTTAAACCAACGCTGCTTGCCAGTAATCGAAGATTTTTCATAACACTCCTCACACACCTGATCAAAAATCTAAATCGTCTTGCTGATGAACCGCTTAGCGGTGGAATTCAGCTTGAACGAATCACAGTAGTGGTCATTGCAGGAGATTCTGATGTTGCTAGCAGCAGTGGAAAATGATGGGCATTAGGTGAATGCATGGCTTGAAAGCCTAAATTGGCTTGATTGACAATATCTGCATAGGTCGGAATGGCTGCCCCAGATCTGTCTACCACGGAATGATTAAAGTTAAAGCCATTCAGGTTAAACGCCATGCTACTCACTCCCAGCGCAGAGAACCAAATACAGACTGTTGGGAAAATAGCCAGCCATAAGTGTATTGATCGCTTACTTCGGAAAGCAAAGCTTGGAATGGTCAATCGCCCCCAAAACCCACCATGCCCAGCGAATAGATTATAGGTGTCCTTTGCTTGTCCAAATCGATATCCGGCATTAGGGGATTCGTTTTCACTCGTTTCGCGAATTAAGCTCGATGTGACCAGAGAACCATGCAAACTACTGAGCACAGCTCCTCCGAAGACGCCTGCAACGCCCAGCATATGAAAAGGATGCATCAATATATTGTGATCTGCTTGGAACGTGATCATGAAATGAAACGTTCCGGCGATTCCTAGGGGTAATCCTTCTGAAAAGCTCCCTTGACCAACGGGATAGACCAGTAGAACAGCCGTTGCCGCAGCAGCAGGAGCGGAGAAAGCCACTTGATTCCAGGAACGCATACCCAGCCTATAGCTGAACTCCCACATTCGTCCTAGATAACACCAAATTGCAATCAAGGTGTGGAGAACGATCAATTGATAGGGTCCCCCGTTATACAGCCACTCATCTACAGAACTAGCTTCCCATAAAGGATAGAGATGCAATCCAATCGCAGCAGAGGTAGGAACTACTGCGGCAGTGACGACATTATTGCCACTGAGTAGTGCCCCTTCAATTGGCGCTCGAATGCCATCCATATCCACTGAAGGAGCAGCCACAATAGCCAGCAAAAAACAGGTTAGTGCGACTAAAGCTGAGGGAATCATCAAGATGCCAAACCAGCCAATATAAATGCGGTTCTTAGAACTCGTAATCCAATTCGAGAAGTTGAGCCATTGAGAACCCTCTGAGGAGGAGAAAGAAACTTGAGTCATGTTGCTCATAATCAAACCTGCAATGTGATAAAGCGGGCAAAGTTATTTCATATTGCTTTCATTTTTAATTCACATTGCTTTCATATTTAAATCAATCGTTGCAAAAAGCAATACTTTGTCACCCATTAAGGTGTCCTGCATGACCAAATTTGGGGCTCTAGAGATTGAAAAATCCCCGAAATACTGCTTCCAGAATGTATAGATATATAAAGCAAACTGGAATTCGCTTCTAACTGAGATAAAAGTAAATATGAAATGATTATGAAAAAGCCTTCCTCTGTATGACCGAGATTCCTCTCCGAAGAAGTATTGTGTTTGCCTCTATTCTGGCGATTGGGGTTGCATTTGCTGGCTGCACAACCGTTGACGGACCTCCAACCAATCCTCAAGAGCAGACGGCAGACAATGAGAATCGGCCTGCAAATGCTGAGGGGAAAAAGACGGTACTCACCACATTCACGATTCTGGCTGATATGGCCCGCAACGTCGCAGGAGATAAGTTGAACGTGGAATCCATCACCCGCATTGGTGCTGAGATTCACGGCTATGAACCCA containing:
- a CDS encoding photosystem I reaction center subunit IX — protein: MTQVSFSSSEGSQWLNFSNWITSSKNRIYIGWFGILMIPSALVALTCFLLAIVAAPSVDMDGIRAPIEGALLSGNNVVTAAVVPTSAAIGLHLYPLWEASSVDEWLYNGGPYQLIVLHTLIAIWCYLGRMWEFSYRLGMRSWNQVAFSAPAAAATAVLLVYPVGQGSFSEGLPLGIAGTFHFMITFQADHNILMHPFHMLGVAGVFGGAVLSSLHGSLVTSSLIRETSENESPNAGYRFGQAKDTYNLFAGHGGFWGRLTIPSFAFRSKRSIHLWLAIFPTVCIWFSALGVSSMAFNLNGFNFNHSVVDRSGAAIPTYADIVNQANLGFQAMHSPNAHHFPLLLATSESPAMTTTVIRSS